One segment of Triticum aestivum cultivar Chinese Spring chromosome 2A, IWGSC CS RefSeq v2.1, whole genome shotgun sequence DNA contains the following:
- the LOC123186199 gene encoding zinc finger BED domain-containing protein RICESLEEPER 1-like, giving the protein MEHHVYEQHEQDDGTKAEAERHKRSKADMEHSDEQHKEDDSMEEVEAEFVGADGSLKNKHQIQSMVWDEFEPIFLDDKVQFAECLSCHFLFSFNGDSCLRRHLESCTAKPEAAERPQKDSCFTDGSSSNGATRRPVQGVADHQSLPASDVPSLKKQKTSSMNIGNDMSASKFSQESPYQDVAKMIILHGYPLSIVEHQEMKRIFKSINPVANTVSHSDMEEHLFDLFQKEKMNAKDKIALTSRRVSLSASIWTDDGPEPTVKYLCLTAHFIGDDWKVHRRIIKFGMYWCSPTNLERTIHCKEACVLQSESGSYNVIWDAIRDWNLDQKILSLTSVGEIKNDANTARLKAMLMEKKWLPISGKLCNIACLDSMINSVVDEGQSDILLLIGDAVMEFFVAHASSPLPQQKLLEVISQMSFKCPREDAKWWHKFYFRLELLLQFKKLFPDEEVLSPEDMGVIESICKILRTFYCAIEVISGPSSPTANIYFSEVWKVRTVLQEEASNENVEIATLVMVMQHAFDKYWQNSYVWLSVPVVLDPRFKMSFIEFRLRQAYGAGSASYLSEIRGAVQELFSEYYKPMDQPSGAVVSRSADDKDSLEDWDEHLSSQMSSELDDYLGEGLVPREDDFDILKWWMEHATKYPTLAAIARDVLAMPASAVHSEAAFSSTGPVIPKHHSALIIRTIEALVCSRDWMR; this is encoded by the exons ATGGAGCATCATGTTTATGAGCAGCACGAGCAGGATGACGGCACGAAAGCGGAGGCAGAGCGCCACAAACGGTCCAAG GCAGATATGGAGCATTCTGATGAGCAACACAAGGAGGATGACAGCATGGAAGAAGTGGAGGCAGAATTCGTTGGAGCTGACGGGTCACTCAAAAACAAGCACCAGATTCAGTCCATGGTCTGGGATGAGTTTGAGCCCATCTTTCTGGACGACAAGGTCCAGTTTGCAGAGTGCCTGAGCTGCCACTTCCTCTTCAGCTTCAACGGAGATAGCTGTCTGCGCCGGCACCTGGAATCCTGCACGGCCAAACCGGAAGCGGCGGAGAGGCCACAGAAGGATTCCTGCTTCACAGATGGTAGCAGCTCCAATGGCGCAACCCGTCGGCCTGTTCAAGGGGTGGCAGATCATCAATCCCTACCAGCATCAGATGTTCcaagcctgaagaaacagaagacCTCATCTATGAATATTGGGAATGATATGAGCGCCAGCAAGTTTAGTCAGGAGTCACCATATCAAGATGTGGCCAAAATGATCATACTCCATGGTTATCCTTTGTCAATTGTGGAGCATCAAGAAATGAAAAGGATTTTCAAGAGCATCAACCCTGTGGCTAACACAGTCTCCCATAGTGATATGGAGGAACATTTGTTTGATCTATTTCAGAAGGAAAAGATGAATGCCAAGGATAAAATTGCGCTTACCTCCCGGCGCGTCTCTCTGTCAGCAAGCATCTGGACTGACGATGGACCTGAGCCAACGGTAAAGTACCTCTGTTTGACAGCACATTTCATTGGCGATGACTGGAAAGTTCACAGAAGAATAATAAAGTTTGGCATGTATTGGTGCTCACCTACTAATTTGGAAAGGACCATACACTGCAAGGAGGCCTGTGTTCTACAGTCTGAAAGTGGATCTTACAATGTCATATGGGATGCGATCAGAGATTGGAATCTTGATCAGAAGATCCTGAGCTTGACTTCAGTTGGTGAAATCAAGAACGATGCGAATACCGCGAGGCTCAAGGCGATGCTCATGGAGAAGAAGTGGCTTCCCATCAGTGGCAAGCTATGCAACATCGCTTGCTTGGACAGCATGATAAACAGTGTTGTCGACGAAGGACAATCAGACATACTTCTCCTTATTGGTGATGCAGTAATGGAATTTTTTGTGGCACATGCATCTTCACCATTGCCCCAGCAGAAGCTGCTGGAGGTCATTTCACAGATGAGTTTCAAGTGTCCACGGGAAGATGCCAAGTGGTGGCACAAGTTTTATTTTAGGCTTGAACTTCTGCTGCAATTCAAGAAGTTATTTCCTGATGAAGAAGTGCTGTCTCCAGAAGATATGGGAGTTATTGAGTCCATTTGCAAGATTTTGAGAACGTTTTATTGTGCCATCGAAGTGATTTCTGGCCCAAGCTCTCCGACGGCAAACATATACTTTAGCGAGGTATGGAAAGTGAGGACTGTTCTGCAGGAAGAAGCATCAAATGAGAATGTCGAAATTGCTACATTGGTCATGGTGATGCAGCACGCGTTCGACAAGTACTGGCAGAACTCATACGTGTGGTTGTCGGTACCTGTTGTTCTAGACCCTAGATTCAAGATGAGCTTCATCGAATTCCGTCTGCGACAGGCTTACGGCGCAGGCTCAGCGAGCTACTTATCCGAAATACGCGGTGCGGTGCAGGAACTCTTCAGTGAATACTACAAACCTATGGATCAGCCAAGTGGCGCCGTTGTTTCCAGGAGTGCAGATGATAAAGATTCATTGGAAGATTGGGATGAGCATCTCAGTAGTCAGATGTCTTCAGAGCTTGATGACTACCTTGGGGAGGGCCTAGTCCCAAGAGAGGATGATTTTGACATTCTGAAATGGTGGATGGAACATGCCACCAAGTACCCCACTCTTGCAGCTATTGCGCGGGACGTCCTGGCCATGCCGGCATCTGCCGTTCACTCTGAAGCGGCATTCAGCAGCACTGGGCCGGTGATCCCGAAGCACCATAGTGCGCTGATCATCAGGACGATTGAGGCGCTCGTATGTTCTCGAGATTGGATGAGATGA
- the LOC123186200 gene encoding S-(+)-linalool synthase, chloroplastic, giving the protein MLTTVDHLKRLCIDHYFQDEIDNVMDACVDLVHSDDLLDATLSLRLMREAGYYVSADDVLRKFTNDNGDFNHGLTKDIRGMLSLQDMSYLNMGESSLYKANEFSAKHLRLAIKYLEPSLARYVRRSLDHPYHVSLMQYKARHHLSYLQNLPTRNTSIENLALAEFQIKKLQHQREIKEVKRWWMDLGLAKEIPAARDQVLKWYMWPMTVLEGLSFSRYRIEITKIISMVYIVDDIFDLVATQNELSLFNEAIKMWDPAAAVDSLPSYMISCYKALYTVTNDIAAMVRKEHGLNPITHIKQAWAAFFDGFMIEGKWLYTNQAPTSEDYLRNGIVTSGAPLVFLHLFFLLGHDFTEGNNDRILRIISCTAKIMRLWDDMGSAKDESQAGLDGSCKELYHRENPHGDAEKHMLKMIASEWQDLNRECFSGTNSTLSHTFIRASLNFARMVRVMYSYDDEQRLPILEDYTRMLLF; this is encoded by the exons ATGTTGACCACTGTTGATCACCTCAAGCGCCTCTGCATCGATCATTATTTCCAAGACGAGATCGACAATGTCATGGATGCATGTGTGGATCTCGTTCATAGTGATGATCTACTTGATGCAACCCTTTCACTGAGGCTAATGAGAGAAGCTGGATATTATGTTTCGGCAG ATGATGTTCTTCGGAAGTTCACAAATGATAATGGTGATTTCAACCATGGGCTCACCAAAGACATTAGAGGGATGTTGAGCTTGCAAGACATGTCATACCTCAACATGGGAGAATCATCACTGTACAAGGCAAATGAATTCTCAGCCAAGCACCTTAGACTTGCAATTAAGTATTTGGAGCCAAGCCTTGCAAGATATGTGAGGCGGTCACTAGACCATCCCTATCATGTGAGCCTGATGCAGTACAAGGCAAGGCACCATCTGAGTTACCTCCAGAACTTGCCCACTAGGAACACATCAATTGAGAATCTGGCACTTGCAGAGTTTCAGATTAAGAAGTTGCAGCATCAGAGAGAAATTAAAGAGGTTAAGAG ATGGTGGATGGATTTGGGATTGGCTAAAGAAATACCGGCTGCAAGGGACCAAGTACTTAAATGGTACATGTGGCCCATGACTGTCCTTGAGGGTTTGTCCTTCTCTAGATATCGGATTGAGATCACAAAGATCATCTCCATGGTCTACATTGTGGATGACATCTTTGATCTTGTCGCCACACAGAATGAGCTCTCTCTTTTCAATGAGGCAATCAAAAT GTGGGatcctgctgctgctgttgattcaCTCCCGAGCTACATGATATCATGTTACAAGGCTCTTTACACTGTCACAAATGATATAGCCGCTATGGTTAGAAAAGAGCATGGACTGAACCCTATCACTCATATCAAGCAAGCT TGGGCAGCTTTCTTTGATGGATTCATGATCGAGGGAAAATGGTTATATACTAATCAGGCCCCTACATCAGAGGACTACCTAAGAAACGGTATCGTCACTTCAGGAGCACCACTAGTATTCCTGCATCTTTTCTTCTTGCTAGGGCATGATTTTACAGAGGGCAACAATGACCGCATCCTTCGGATCATCTCCTGCACTGCAAAGATAATGAGGCTTTGGGACGACATGGGCAGTGCAAAG GATGAATCACAAGCAGGGCTCGACGGATCTTGCAAGGAGTTGTACCACAGAGAAAATCCTCATGGTGACGCGGAGAAGCACATGCTGAAGATGATCGCAAGTGAATGGCAGGATCTGAATAGGGAATGCTTCTCTGGGACAAACTCAACACTATCGCATACCTTCATCCGGGCGTCACTCAACTTTGCAAGGATGGTCCGCGTCATGTATAGCTATGACGATGAGCAGAGGCTCCCCATCCTTGAGGATTACACCAGGATGTTGCTCTTCTGA